One genomic segment of Mycolicibacterium chubuense NBB4 includes these proteins:
- a CDS encoding type I polyketide synthase, whose translation MESVEGSAEPGHRFAVIGYAARFPGARDADEFWDLLRDGRDAISEVPGERWDADEFFDPEPGAPGKVVTRRAGFVDDVTGFDAPFFGMSTREVRLMDPQHRLLLETTWRALEHSGTAPTALAGTNTGVFVGLATHDYLGMASDELTYPEIEAYMAIGTSNAAAAGRISYRLGLQGPAVAVDTACSSSLVAIHQACQALRLGECDLALAGGANVLLTPATMITFSNAHMLAPDGRCKTFDAAADGYVRGEGCGVVVIKRLEDALRDGDRIRAVIRGSAINQDGASGGLTVPNGVAQQRVIADALERAGLRPGDVGYLEAHGTGTSLGDPIEAQAAGAALGAGREPDRPLLIGSAKTNIGHLEAAAGIAGVIKVILSLEHKTLPKHLNFETPSPHIPWDRLAVEVVRETTPWESDGRPRVAGVSSFGFAGTNAHVLLEEAPDALPAERPAPTTHVDTTAATSRVRVLPLSARTPAALMQVADQYRSWWTAHPEATLADVCFTAGVGRAHLEHRAALVAESRESALELLGALADDRPAPGLVRGESHEAPKTAWLFTGQGSQYPGMARELFDTEPVFADTLTRCAAAVADTLEKPLLDLIFAADGPDSEEALRQTSYAQPALFAVEMGLARLWQSWGIEPDVVLGHSVGQYSAACVAGVFSIDDGMRLMAERGRLFGSLPAGGRMAAVFAAAERVENMTDQFPSLSVAAYNGANTVLSGPAEDLERAVASLAAAGVRVDWLDTSHAFHSALLDPILDEFESYAQRFDFGPPQRILIDNRTGTALGRSVKLDGAYWRRHARQPVQFAKSVQTLADLNCKVLLEIGPRPVLTAAALGAWPDKASAPRVITSLRRNTADHRQIVEAVADAYVMGHLPDFSALRHEQARMLDLPTYPFEHRQYWFRDNRAADGHHGTAPQRGVRTQAVSLLEDGRIEELASLLDGATGDQQTLDVLTRLAAQHNRQRATQSIADDRYDIRWERAAAPLAVDAGEASAWIVVGDNTDAVRPLLDVLTARGYRYRVVGLPASDTDEERLVEVLREAAAEDPALRIAHVAALDLDTAPSMRSLLRMQHQILGGTRRLFRAATAAQLRCPIWLVTRGGQRVADLDSVSPIQSCLWGFGRAAALELPHIWGGLADLSQGTEEAADEWSLFVDQATARREPAVREDQIALRDHAVHVPRLARRTAPPSGAPLELRSGATYLVTGGLGSIGLEIAGYLAAHGAGHVVLTSRRAPGEAARHRIDALSEQHDCEIRVVTADVADAHDVARLLAGIAADLPPLAGIVHAAGEIGTTPLSDLDDAEIDRVFAGKVWGAWHLSEMAPELALDFFISTSSIASVWGGFGQTAYGAANAFLDGLAWRLREQGVRGISVNFGPWSGGMADAESRARLEQRGIRTLSPADALAGLADVVGASGSGPAQGVVARIDWARFLPLYQQAGKRAFLSERDREVPAQPTATAPQVLPSGKTPLVEQLANAPQQQRRKLLIDHLRAVVAEVTRVDAAEIREDAGFFDLGMDSLMAVELRQRIEQGVGREIPATLAMDHPRLSDVADYLLGEVLGLSEQAPADSAPAVVTTRTDEPIAIVAVSCRFPGAPDPEAFWDLLAGGVDAIREVPEDRFDIDEFYDPDPDAAGKTYTRFGGFLDGIDGFDPEFFGISPREAVWIEPQQRLMLETVWESLERAGYSPAALRGSRTGVFTGVAANEYAHLLSAESIDKIEPHFITGNALNAISGRVAFALGLEGPAVAVDTACSSTLVAVHQACQALHSGDCDLALAGGVNVLLSPVTVVAASRARMLSPVGRCKTFDASADGYVRSEGCGVLVLKRLSDAERDGDRVCAVIAASAVNQDGASSGLTVPNGGAQQRLIGTALARAGLTGGDVDYLEAHGTGTPLGDPIEVQAAAAAYGGSRDSDRPLLMGSVKTNVGHLESASGAAGLIKVVLSLQHEMLPQSLHFATPSPHIPWDSLPVRVVDEATPWHTNGRPRRAGVSSFGFTGTNAHVLIEEAPPRPPSDEDTQSAGEPAHVLPLSARSPEALTATAERYAAWLGAHPDVALEDVCFTAGTGRSHFEHRAALVVDSVAAARDALADLAGNRLRPGVVRGDHTHHPTTAWLFTGQGSQYPGMARELFDTEPVFAETVTRCADAVKDLLARPLLEVLFADDREAAESLRHTSFAQPALFAVEMGLARLWQSWGIQPDVVLGHSVGQYAAACVAGVFSLEDGARLMAERGRLFGSLPDGGRMVAVFSDAKHVEEIAGDFPRVSVGAYNGPNTVLSGPGEDLEQIVDRFSDEGVRCTWLQTSHAFHSELLDPVLDEFESCAAQVSFAAPALPLVCNRTGTVLTAQTPLDARYWRRHSRQPVQFEESVRTVAALGCSVLMEIGPQPVLTGAAVQVWPEHLPAPRAIVSLRKGVADARQIADALAAAYVGGHRPDFAALHDHPRRRLELPTYPFQRRRFWPKTAGIAMDGAVGSATSGILGGAKELASGDTVYSSRLSVRSQPWLADHVIYGTVVVPGATYAAMALAAIGTPGRVKDVFFYEPIILPEKSSREVQLTLRPLENSPETGGEWTFQVHSRPYGERGAEWSLNAEGTAASGANDTAASGVSDIAASSEPIDDVIERLNRMRPQELFETFADLELAWGPTWSGSLKSLWLGEGEAIGDVLVGDELAEQLGSEPMHPVLMDLCTGVAFPAFPALLAAEQGVNDLYLPLRYGKVTLREKMPRRFYCRARWHESPLDSETQVFDLDFVDREGRQLGGIREFTVKRAPREALLRGLGGDATRLLYTLGWHEVPTSGEAGSGVNGNWLIAGFDELAATVPGCIPFDRAMDSEPLGQVLAQAHARGMGFSGVVWRSVGPHGTESSAEVQARIETEIANLLSAVHEVQNGAVKLPGGLWIVTERAVATESGEPVDPAQAALWGFGRTTINEEPALRARLVDCDGSAEAVQVLAGLLAGPIDEPELAVRQGKLLASRLLPWARSGNLTVPRAGDYVLAPTERGAIDNLRLTETDVPPPAEGYVQVRVEAAGLNFRDVLNVLGLYPGDPGPIGGDFAGVVTQLGDGVTALEVGQRVYGFMQGAFSSRFNVPAQLLAPIPDGVSAVEAATIPAAALTVRLAFDWAQLQPGDRVLVHAASGGVGLAAIQMAQQRGATVFATASTFKRATLRRMGVKYVYDSRTTDFADQILADTDGAGVDVVLNSLTNEGFLEATVRATAQNGRFAEIAKRDIWTPEQMAAARPDIAYEIVALDTVTIQEPERIRRLLTEVSQGLAAGEWTPLPAEIYPLTEARTAFRRMQQARHIGKIVVQIPNPLQPRADRSYLITGGLGAIGLHTAAYLAQLGAGDIVLTSRRAPEADAQRVIEEITDRYKCRVHVFPADVGDESGVERLLERIRTELPPLAGVVHLAGVLDDALLSQQSIERFRTTLAPKAFGALHLDRMTRADDLDFFIVSSSVSSLFGSPGQSNYAAANALLDGLVAQRRAHGLPATGANFGPWAQGGMASSEAAGANIAAQGLVPLEPAAALSALAEVVANGTAQAAVIKANWQRAAKVLGASRPPILDLVLPSAVGEVTGDSELLRQLQEIPVPQRAGFVTEFLQREVQNFLRLAQPPAASSRFLDLGTDSLMAIELRNRLHSQFGGAFTINATAVFDYPTIGGLAEYLVGQLPDAESAPAEAESAAPPAD comes from the coding sequence ATGGAATCCGTCGAAGGATCTGCCGAGCCGGGCCATCGCTTCGCCGTCATCGGCTATGCCGCACGGTTTCCCGGCGCCCGGGACGCCGACGAGTTCTGGGATTTGCTGCGGGACGGGCGCGACGCGATATCGGAGGTGCCCGGCGAGCGCTGGGACGCCGACGAGTTCTTCGATCCCGAACCCGGCGCGCCCGGCAAGGTCGTGACCCGGCGTGCGGGTTTCGTCGACGACGTGACCGGCTTCGACGCGCCCTTCTTCGGCATGTCGACGCGCGAGGTCCGGTTGATGGACCCGCAGCATCGCCTGTTGCTGGAAACGACCTGGCGCGCGCTCGAGCATTCGGGCACCGCACCCACCGCCCTGGCCGGCACGAACACCGGCGTGTTCGTGGGCCTGGCCACCCACGACTACCTCGGAATGGCCTCCGACGAGCTGACGTATCCCGAGATCGAGGCCTATATGGCGATCGGGACGTCGAACGCCGCGGCAGCGGGGCGGATCAGCTACCGGCTGGGCCTGCAGGGTCCCGCAGTCGCCGTCGACACGGCGTGCAGCTCCTCGCTGGTGGCCATCCACCAGGCCTGTCAGGCGCTGCGCCTGGGCGAATGCGACCTCGCGCTGGCCGGCGGAGCGAACGTCCTGCTCACCCCGGCGACCATGATCACGTTCTCCAATGCGCACATGCTCGCGCCCGACGGCCGATGCAAGACATTCGACGCGGCCGCGGACGGTTATGTGCGCGGCGAGGGGTGCGGCGTCGTCGTGATCAAGCGCCTCGAGGACGCCCTGCGCGACGGGGACCGGATCCGGGCCGTGATCCGCGGCAGCGCGATCAACCAGGACGGCGCCTCGGGTGGCCTGACCGTGCCCAACGGCGTCGCGCAGCAACGGGTTATCGCCGACGCACTCGAGCGCGCCGGCCTGCGACCCGGCGACGTCGGATACCTGGAGGCGCACGGCACCGGAACGTCGCTGGGTGACCCGATCGAGGCGCAGGCCGCGGGTGCGGCGCTCGGCGCCGGACGGGAACCGGACCGGCCCCTGCTGATCGGCTCGGCGAAGACGAACATCGGACACCTGGAAGCCGCCGCCGGCATCGCAGGCGTCATCAAGGTCATCCTGTCGCTCGAGCACAAGACCCTGCCTAAACACCTGAACTTCGAGACGCCGTCGCCGCACATCCCCTGGGACCGGCTTGCCGTCGAGGTGGTCAGGGAGACCACGCCCTGGGAGAGCGACGGCCGGCCCCGCGTCGCCGGGGTCAGCTCGTTCGGGTTCGCGGGGACCAACGCGCACGTCCTCCTCGAAGAGGCACCGGACGCGCTCCCGGCGGAGCGGCCCGCACCGACAACGCACGTCGACACCACTGCGGCGACATCGCGCGTGCGCGTTCTTCCCCTCTCGGCCCGCACACCCGCCGCCCTGATGCAGGTGGCCGACCAGTACCGCAGCTGGTGGACCGCGCACCCGGAGGCCACCCTGGCCGACGTGTGCTTCACCGCCGGGGTGGGACGAGCACACCTCGAGCACCGGGCCGCCCTGGTGGCCGAGTCCCGGGAGTCCGCCCTCGAGCTGCTCGGTGCGCTCGCGGACGACCGGCCGGCGCCCGGGCTGGTTCGCGGAGAATCCCATGAGGCACCGAAGACGGCGTGGCTGTTCACCGGCCAAGGCAGCCAATACCCGGGCATGGCCCGGGAATTGTTCGACACCGAACCGGTCTTCGCCGACACCCTGACCCGCTGCGCGGCCGCTGTCGCGGACACTCTCGAAAAGCCGCTGCTGGACCTGATTTTCGCAGCGGACGGTCCCGACAGCGAGGAGGCGCTGCGTCAGACGTCCTACGCCCAGCCGGCACTGTTCGCCGTGGAGATGGGCCTGGCCCGCCTCTGGCAGTCGTGGGGCATCGAGCCGGACGTGGTGCTGGGCCACAGCGTCGGCCAGTACTCGGCGGCTTGCGTCGCGGGCGTGTTCAGCATCGACGACGGCATGCGGTTGATGGCCGAACGCGGGCGCCTCTTCGGCAGTCTGCCCGCCGGCGGGCGGATGGCCGCGGTGTTCGCCGCGGCCGAGCGCGTCGAAAACATGACCGACCAGTTCCCGAGCCTGTCTGTGGCCGCGTACAACGGTGCCAACACCGTGTTGTCCGGCCCCGCAGAGGATCTGGAGCGGGCGGTGGCATCGCTGGCCGCCGCCGGTGTCCGGGTCGACTGGCTGGACACCAGCCACGCGTTCCACTCGGCTCTGCTGGACCCGATCCTCGACGAGTTCGAGTCGTATGCGCAGCGATTCGACTTCGGCCCGCCGCAACGCATCCTGATCGACAACCGCACCGGCACCGCACTCGGCAGAAGCGTGAAGCTCGACGGCGCGTACTGGCGTCGCCACGCGCGCCAACCCGTGCAGTTCGCGAAAAGCGTTCAGACCCTGGCCGATCTCAACTGCAAGGTGCTGCTCGAGATCGGCCCCCGGCCGGTCCTCACCGCCGCCGCACTCGGCGCATGGCCCGACAAGGCGAGTGCGCCGCGGGTGATCACATCGCTGCGCCGAAACACGGCCGACCACCGCCAGATCGTCGAGGCCGTCGCCGACGCGTACGTCATGGGCCATCTGCCCGACTTCTCAGCACTCCGGCACGAGCAGGCTCGAATGCTCGACCTGCCGACGTACCCGTTCGAGCACCGCCAGTACTGGTTCCGGGACAACCGGGCTGCCGACGGGCACCACGGCACGGCGCCGCAGCGTGGTGTGCGGACACAGGCCGTCAGTCTGCTCGAGGACGGCCGCATCGAGGAACTCGCATCCCTGCTCGACGGCGCCACCGGCGATCAGCAGACCCTTGATGTGCTCACACGGCTTGCGGCACAGCACAACCGCCAGCGCGCCACCCAGTCGATCGCCGACGACCGATACGACATCCGCTGGGAGCGAGCCGCTGCGCCACTCGCCGTGGACGCCGGTGAAGCGTCCGCGTGGATCGTCGTCGGCGACAACACCGATGCGGTCCGGCCTCTGCTCGACGTGCTCACCGCCCGCGGCTACCGCTACCGCGTCGTCGGCCTGCCGGCCTCCGACACCGACGAGGAACGGCTCGTCGAGGTACTGCGCGAGGCGGCAGCCGAAGATCCCGCGTTGCGGATCGCGCACGTGGCCGCCCTCGACCTCGACACCGCACCCTCGATGCGGTCTCTGCTGCGCATGCAGCACCAGATCCTGGGCGGAACGCGGCGGCTCTTCCGCGCGGCGACGGCCGCGCAACTGCGCTGTCCCATCTGGCTGGTGACGCGTGGGGGGCAACGAGTCGCGGATCTCGACTCCGTCTCGCCGATTCAGAGCTGCCTGTGGGGATTCGGCCGCGCGGCGGCACTGGAGCTTCCCCACATCTGGGGCGGGTTGGCCGACCTGTCGCAGGGCACGGAGGAGGCGGCCGACGAATGGTCCCTGTTCGTCGACCAGGCCACAGCGCGGCGCGAGCCGGCCGTCCGGGAGGACCAGATCGCGCTGCGCGACCACGCGGTGCACGTCCCCCGCCTCGCTCGGCGGACTGCGCCACCGAGCGGCGCGCCACTGGAATTGCGTTCCGGCGCAACATATCTGGTGACCGGTGGGTTGGGGTCGATCGGGCTGGAGATCGCCGGCTACCTGGCCGCGCACGGTGCCGGACATGTGGTACTGACCAGCCGGCGCGCACCCGGTGAAGCCGCGCGACACCGCATCGACGCGCTGAGCGAACAACACGACTGCGAAATCCGGGTCGTGACCGCCGATGTCGCCGATGCCCACGACGTCGCACGCCTGCTGGCCGGTATCGCTGCCGACCTGCCGCCGCTGGCGGGCATCGTGCACGCCGCGGGGGAGATCGGCACCACCCCGCTCAGCGACCTCGACGACGCCGAGATCGATCGTGTCTTCGCTGGGAAGGTTTGGGGGGCTTGGCATCTCAGTGAGATGGCCCCGGAGCTGGCCCTCGACTTCTTCATCAGCACCTCCTCCATCGCCTCGGTGTGGGGCGGATTCGGTCAGACCGCCTACGGTGCGGCGAACGCGTTCCTCGACGGGCTGGCCTGGCGCCTGCGGGAACAGGGCGTGCGCGGAATCAGCGTGAACTTCGGCCCCTGGTCGGGTGGCATGGCCGACGCGGAATCGCGGGCGCGACTGGAGCAGCGCGGGATCCGGACACTGTCCCCCGCCGACGCCCTCGCGGGCCTGGCCGACGTGGTGGGGGCCTCCGGGTCGGGGCCGGCTCAAGGCGTTGTGGCCCGGATCGACTGGGCGCGTTTCCTGCCGCTCTACCAGCAGGCGGGCAAGCGGGCGTTCCTGTCGGAGCGCGACCGCGAGGTACCGGCGCAACCGACGGCGACGGCGCCGCAGGTGCTCCCGTCCGGGAAGACCCCGCTGGTCGAACAGCTCGCCAACGCTCCGCAGCAGCAGCGCCGGAAACTGCTGATCGATCACCTGCGCGCGGTGGTGGCCGAGGTGACCCGCGTCGACGCGGCGGAGATCCGCGAAGACGCCGGCTTCTTCGACCTCGGCATGGATTCGCTGATGGCCGTCGAATTGCGGCAGCGCATCGAGCAGGGGGTGGGCCGCGAGATCCCCGCCACGTTGGCGATGGATCACCCCCGCCTGTCCGACGTGGCCGACTACCTACTCGGCGAGGTGCTCGGGCTCAGCGAGCAGGCGCCGGCCGACTCGGCTCCGGCTGTGGTGACGACCCGCACCGACGAGCCGATCGCGATCGTCGCGGTGTCGTGCCGGTTCCCGGGGGCGCCCGACCCGGAGGCATTCTGGGATCTTCTGGCCGGCGGTGTGGATGCCATCCGGGAGGTCCCGGAGGACCGGTTCGACATCGACGAGTTCTACGACCCCGATCCCGATGCCGCGGGCAAGACGTATACGCGCTTCGGCGGATTCCTCGACGGGATCGACGGATTCGACCCGGAGTTCTTCGGCATCTCTCCGCGCGAGGCCGTCTGGATCGAGCCGCAGCAGCGGCTGATGCTCGAGACCGTCTGGGAGAGCCTGGAACGCGCCGGGTACTCACCGGCGGCGCTGCGCGGTAGCCGGACCGGCGTCTTCACCGGCGTAGCCGCCAACGAGTACGCGCACCTGCTGTCCGCCGAGTCGATCGACAAGATCGAGCCCCACTTCATCACCGGCAATGCGCTCAACGCCATTTCCGGCCGGGTCGCCTTCGCGCTGGGACTCGAAGGGCCCGCGGTGGCCGTCGACACCGCCTGCAGCTCGACCCTGGTTGCCGTTCATCAGGCCTGCCAGGCCCTGCATTCCGGTGACTGCGACCTGGCGTTGGCCGGCGGCGTGAACGTCTTGCTCAGCCCGGTGACCGTGGTCGCCGCCTCCCGGGCGAGGATGCTCTCCCCCGTCGGACGGTGCAAGACCTTCGACGCCTCCGCCGACGGGTACGTGCGCAGTGAAGGCTGCGGGGTTCTGGTGCTCAAGCGGCTCAGTGACGCCGAGCGCGACGGCGACCGGGTGTGCGCGGTCATCGCCGCCAGCGCGGTCAACCAGGACGGCGCCTCCAGCGGCCTGACGGTGCCCAACGGCGGTGCCCAACAGCGGCTGATCGGGACGGCGCTGGCCCGTGCCGGTCTGACCGGTGGGGACGTCGACTACCTCGAGGCGCACGGGACGGGCACCCCGCTGGGTGACCCGATCGAGGTCCAGGCCGCCGCCGCCGCCTACGGCGGCTCACGGGACTCGGATCGGCCGTTGCTCATGGGATCGGTGAAGACCAACGTCGGCCACCTCGAATCCGCCTCTGGCGCAGCGGGTCTGATCAAGGTCGTGCTGTCGTTGCAACACGAGATGCTTCCGCAGAGCCTGCATTTCGCGACGCCGTCGCCCCACATCCCGTGGGACTCGCTGCCCGTGCGCGTCGTCGACGAGGCAACTCCGTGGCACACCAACGGCCGGCCGCGCCGCGCCGGGGTGAGCTCCTTCGGGTTCACCGGAACGAACGCGCACGTGCTGATCGAGGAGGCGCCGCCGCGACCGCCCTCCGATGAGGACACGCAGTCCGCCGGCGAGCCCGCACATGTGCTGCCGCTGTCCGCGCGGTCACCGGAAGCGCTGACGGCCACCGCGGAGCGCTACGCGGCGTGGCTCGGCGCCCATCCCGATGTCGCGCTCGAAGACGTGTGTTTCACCGCCGGAACCGGCCGTTCGCATTTCGAGCATCGCGCCGCGCTCGTGGTGGATTCCGTCGCCGCTGCGCGCGACGCCCTCGCGGACCTGGCCGGCAACCGCCTGCGTCCCGGCGTCGTGCGCGGCGACCACACGCACCACCCCACCACGGCCTGGCTGTTCACCGGCCAGGGCAGCCAGTATCCGGGGATGGCCCGTGAACTGTTCGACACCGAGCCCGTTTTCGCCGAGACCGTGACCCGCTGCGCGGACGCGGTCAAGGATCTGCTGGCGCGTCCGCTGCTGGAGGTGCTGTTCGCCGACGACCGCGAAGCCGCAGAGTCGTTGCGGCACACGTCGTTCGCGCAGCCCGCGCTCTTCGCCGTCGAGATGGGCCTGGCCCGGCTGTGGCAGTCGTGGGGCATCCAGCCCGACGTGGTGCTCGGGCACAGCGTGGGGCAGTACGCGGCCGCCTGCGTGGCCGGCGTCTTCAGCCTCGAAGACGGCGCGCGGTTGATGGCCGAGCGCGGCCGGTTGTTCGGCAGCCTGCCCGACGGCGGCCGGATGGTGGCGGTGTTCAGCGACGCCAAGCACGTCGAGGAGATCGCCGGCGACTTCCCGCGGGTTTCGGTCGGCGCCTACAACGGCCCCAACACCGTGCTCTCGGGCCCCGGCGAGGATCTGGAGCAGATCGTCGACAGGTTCAGTGACGAGGGTGTGCGCTGCACCTGGCTGCAGACCAGTCACGCCTTCCACTCCGAACTGCTCGATCCCGTGCTCGACGAATTCGAGTCGTGCGCGGCGCAGGTGAGTTTCGCCGCCCCGGCACTGCCGCTGGTCTGCAACCGCACCGGCACCGTGCTCACGGCGCAGACCCCGCTCGACGCCCGGTACTGGCGCCGGCATTCCCGTCAACCGGTGCAGTTCGAAGAGAGCGTGCGCACCGTGGCGGCCCTCGGGTGCTCGGTGTTGATGGAGATCGGTCCGCAGCCGGTACTGACCGGGGCTGCGGTGCAGGTCTGGCCTGAACATCTTCCCGCGCCGCGGGCTATCGTCTCGCTGCGCAAGGGCGTCGCAGACGCGCGGCAGATCGCCGATGCGCTGGCCGCGGCCTACGTCGGCGGGCACCGTCCGGATTTCGCTGCGCTGCACGATCACCCGCGTCGCAGGCTCGAGCTGCCCACCTATCCGTTCCAGCGCCGCCGCTTCTGGCCCAAGACGGCAGGCATCGCCATGGATGGAGCGGTCGGCAGTGCCACATCGGGAATCCTGGGCGGGGCAAAGGAACTCGCGTCCGGCGACACCGTCTACAGCAGCCGGCTGTCCGTCAGATCGCAGCCGTGGCTGGCCGACCACGTCATCTACGGCACCGTCGTCGTCCCCGGGGCGACGTACGCAGCGATGGCGCTGGCCGCGATCGGCACCCCGGGGCGGGTGAAGGACGTCTTCTTCTACGAGCCGATCATCCTGCCCGAGAAGAGCTCGCGCGAGGTGCAACTGACGCTGCGGCCGCTGGAGAACTCGCCCGAGACGGGGGGCGAGTGGACGTTCCAGGTGCACAGCCGGCCGTACGGGGAGCGGGGGGCCGAGTGGTCGCTGAACGCGGAGGGCACCGCCGCGAGCGGCGCAAATGACACCGCCGCGAGCGGCGTAAGCGATATTGCCGCGAGCAGCGAGCCGATCGACGACGTGATCGAGCGCCTGAACCGCATGCGCCCCCAGGAACTGTTCGAGACGTTCGCCGATCTGGAACTGGCGTGGGGCCCGACCTGGTCGGGTTCGCTGAAGTCGCTGTGGCTCGGTGAGGGCGAGGCGATCGGCGACGTGCTCGTCGGCGACGAGCTCGCCGAACAACTCGGATCCGAACCGATGCACCCGGTGCTGATGGACCTGTGCACGGGAGTCGCGTTCCCGGCGTTCCCGGCGCTGCTCGCGGCCGAACAGGGCGTCAACGATCTGTACCTGCCGCTGCGGTACGGCAAGGTGACCCTGCGGGAGAAGATGCCGCGGCGGTTCTACTGCCGCGCACGGTGGCACGAGAGCCCGCTCGACAGCGAAACCCAGGTGTTCGACCTGGACTTCGTCGATCGTGAGGGCCGTCAGCTGGGCGGAATTCGCGAGTTCACGGTGAAACGCGCGCCCAGGGAGGCGTTGCTGCGCGGGCTCGGCGGCGACGCCACCCGTCTGCTGTACACGCTCGGCTGGCATGAGGTTCCGACCTCGGGCGAGGCCGGCTCCGGGGTGAACGGCAACTGGCTGATCGCCGGATTCGACGAGCTCGCGGCCACGGTGCCGGGATGCATCCCGTTCGACCGCGCGATGGACTCAGAACCCCTCGGCCAGGTGCTGGCCCAGGCGCACGCGCGCGGGATGGGATTCTCCGGGGTCGTCTGGCGCAGCGTCGGGCCGCACGGCACCGAGTCGAGCGCCGAGGTCCAGGCGCGGATCGAGACCGAGATCGCCAACCTTCTCAGTGCCGTGCACGAGGTGCAGAACGGTGCCGTGAAGTTGCCCGGCGGCCTGTGGATCGTCACCGAGCGTGCCGTGGCCACCGAATCCGGCGAGCCCGTCGATCCGGCGCAGGCGGCACTGTGGGGATTCGGTCGCACCACCATCAACGAGGAGCCGGCGCTGCGCGCCCGGCTCGTCGACTGCGACGGCTCCGCCGAGGCCGTGCAGGTGCTGGCCGGCCTGTTGGCCGGCCCGATCGACGAGCCGGAACTGGCTGTCCGGCAAGGGAAGTTGCTCGCCTCCCGGTTGCTGCCGTGGGCGCGCAGCGGCAACCTGACGGTGCCCCGCGCGGGCGACTACGTCCTGGCACCCACCGAACGCGGTGCGATCGACAACCTGCGGCTGACCGAAACCGACGTACCGCCGCCCGCCGAGGGCTACGTGCAGGTCCGGGTCGAGGCCGCCGGACTGAACTTCCGCGACGTGCTCAACGTCCTCGGCCTCTACCCCGGCGACCCCGGGCCGATCGGCGGCGACTTCGCCGGCGTCGTCACGCAACTCGGTGACGGGGTGACCGCACTCGAGGTGGGCCAGCGCGTCTACGGTTTCATGCAAGGGGCGTTCTCCAGCCGGTTCAACGTGCCGGCCCAGTTGCTGGCCCCGATTCCCGACGGAGTGAGCGCCGTGGAGGCGGCGACGATCCCCGCTGCGGCCCTGACGGTCCGGCTCGCGTTCGACTGGGCGCAGCTCCAACCCGGTGACCGGGTGCTCGTGCACGCCGCCAGCGGCGGAGTCGGTCTGGCGGCCATCCAGATGGCCCAGCAGCGCGGTGCCACGGTCTTCGCGACGGCCAGCACCTTCAAGCGCGCGACGCTGCGCAGGATGGGCGTGAAATACGTCTATGACTCGCGCACAACGGATTTCGCCGACCAGATCCTGGCCGACACCGACGGCGCAGGCGTGGACGTGGTGCTCAACAGCCTGACCAACGAGGGCTTTCTCGAGGCCACCGTGCGGGCCACCGCCCAGAACGGCCGCTTCGCCGAGATCGCCAAGCGCGACATCTGGACCCCGGAGCAGATGGCGGCGGCCCGTCCCGACATCGCCTACGAGATCGTGGCGCTCGACACCGTGACCATCCAGGAGCCCGAACGCATCCGCAGGCTGCTGACCGAGGTGTCGCAGGGGCTGGCCGCCGGCGAGTGGACGCCCCTGCCCGCGGAGATCTACCCGCTGACCGAGGCCAGGACCGCGTTCCGCCGCATGCAGCAGGCGCGGCACATCGGCAAGATCGTCGTGCAGATCCCGAATCCGTTGCAGCCGCGCGCCGATCGGAGCTACCTGATCACCGGCGGGCTCGGCGCCATCGGTCTGCACACGGCGGCCTACCTGGCCCAACTCGGTGCCGGCGACATCGTGCTGACCAGCCGGCGCGCGCCCGAGGCGGACGCACAGCGGGTGATCGAGGAGATCACCGACCGCTACAAGTGCCGCGTCCACGTCTTCCCGGCCGACGTCGGTGACGAGTCCGGCGTGGAGAGGCTGCTGGAGCGGATCCGCACGGAGCTGCCGCCGCTCGCCGGGGTGGTGCATCTGGCCGGGGTGCTCGACGACGCCCTGCTGTCGCAGCAGAGCATCGAGCGATTCCGGACCACGTTGGCGCCCAAGGCGTTCGGGGCACTCCACCTGGACCGCATGACGAGGGCCGACGATCTGGACTTCTTCATCGTGTCCTCGTCGGTGTCCAGCCTGTTCGGTTCACCCGGTCAGTCCAACTACGCCGCTGCCAACGCCCTGCTCGACGGCCTGGTCGCGCAGCGACGGGCGCACGGCCTGCCGGCCACCGGGGCCAACTTCGGCCCCTGGGCTCAGGGCGGCATGGCCTCGTCGGAGGCCGCCGGCGCCAACATCGCGGCCCAGGGGCTGGTTCCGCTGGAGCCCGCGGCGGCGCTCAGCGCTCTCGCCGAAGTGGTCGCCAACGGCACCGCACAGGCCGCCGTCATCAAGGCCAACTGGCAGCGCGCGGCCAAGGTGCTGGGCGCGTCGCGGCCGCCGATCCTGGACCTCGTGTTGCCCAGTGCGGTGGGAGAGGTGACCGGTGACAGCGAGCTGCTGCGGCAGCTGCAGGAGATCCCTGTGCCGCAGCGCGCCGGTTTCGTGACCGAGTTCCTGCAGCGGGAGGTGCAGAACTTTTTGCGGCTGGCCCAGCCGCCCGCCGCGAGCAGCCGGTTCCTGGACCTCGGTACCGACTCACTGATGGCGATCGAGTTGCGCAACCGGCTGCACAGTCAGTTCGGCGGCGCGTTCACCATCAACGCGACCGCGGTCTTCGACTACCCG